The Sinobacterium norvegicum genome includes a region encoding these proteins:
- a CDS encoding LON peptidase substrate-binding domain-containing protein — MSLDIFPLNEVLLPNGRMMLSIFEPRYLQLVSRCLKENKPFVSVKLQRGDEVANRAYPFAPAVEAMGCLCYIVDWQPLEHDKLLIVIEGTGVCRVGDLSMDKTFALSAEVKEYPRMSDIDGEVEIAESFMPLRETLSRHKSHQLLNYPAPQSDAQLYLQLAQMLPIEPMQRYQYLHMTTPTEAASLLEQHLYELSH, encoded by the coding sequence ATGAGTCTGGATATTTTTCCATTGAATGAGGTTTTGCTGCCTAACGGGCGGATGATGTTGTCGATTTTCGAGCCGCGCTATCTACAGTTAGTTAGTCGTTGTCTAAAGGAAAACAAACCCTTTGTCAGCGTCAAATTGCAGCGTGGCGATGAGGTGGCCAATCGTGCTTACCCCTTTGCTCCGGCGGTTGAGGCTATGGGCTGTCTTTGTTATATCGTTGATTGGCAGCCACTTGAACATGACAAGCTACTGATTGTCATCGAGGGCACCGGTGTTTGTCGGGTCGGCGATCTGTCGATGGATAAGACCTTTGCCCTCAGCGCTGAGGTCAAAGAGTATCCACGGATGAGCGACATCGATGGTGAGGTTGAGATTGCCGAAAGTTTTATGCCGCTGAGAGAAACGCTGAGCCGGCATAAGAGTCATCAGTTATTAAATTACCCCGCGCCGCAGTCCGATGCGCAGCTGTATTTACAACTGGCGCAGATGTTGCCCATCGAGCCTATGCAGCGCTACCAATATTTGCACATGACCACACCGACAGAGGCTGCATCCTTGCTGGAGCAGCACCTCTATGAACTGAGTCATTAG
- a CDS encoding MFS transporter, with protein sequence MGTSNNNVKANKKLLLLVLCLAQFSLSADIANLSISTSALVSAFNTDINQLQIAGTIYPLVGGAFMLIAGMLGLFIGWRRLLIIGCGFGVASVALTLSANNINVISYGARSLAGLAGACILPAALALVVAHYPGPKRAIGFGAMAASTGIAAALIPAISGYLADNFSWYWSFSLIGTLYTATLICAIFFIAPLHSPTPKRFDYLGSLLGATGIILTLFGLLKAPRWGFIFNKYASEPSLLPSFLQTTSPALLSIIAGIIVLYGFIRWERRFEAVNGSALFPTRWLSNSALLRGLGILTILYMLLGGFSFTLIAYLQIGVELSASHSGVIILLFAISMITFSILTPMLPGELSPKQLSIIAFTILFFASVSLWLSSSPHHVNALIYPAMFAVGIGIGMLASQAPIIITQAAGEQDAAQSGGIQATVRNIGTALGISIMAGGGQLTLESYAKQQIADHPEIHRSFKAIVQETVSLPYIDTHSLTQYLETTELDDTQRETVLDINAEARWQSFSTSIRVMGVITFLGLLIAFRLTGPPLSLPHNTER encoded by the coding sequence ATGGGCACCTCTAACAACAACGTTAAAGCGAATAAAAAACTATTATTGCTGGTACTTTGTTTGGCTCAGTTCTCGCTCTCCGCCGACATTGCCAACCTATCGATTTCGACCAGCGCCCTGGTATCGGCCTTCAATACTGATATCAACCAACTGCAAATCGCCGGCACCATTTACCCCTTGGTTGGCGGTGCCTTTATGTTAATTGCCGGCATGCTCGGACTTTTCATCGGTTGGCGGCGTCTGCTCATCATCGGCTGCGGCTTTGGTGTCGCCTCCGTCGCCCTCACGCTATCCGCTAACAATATTAATGTGATCAGTTATGGTGCCCGCAGCCTGGCCGGCCTGGCCGGCGCATGTATTTTACCAGCAGCTCTGGCTCTTGTTGTTGCCCACTACCCGGGGCCGAAGCGGGCAATAGGCTTTGGCGCCATGGCTGCCTCGACCGGTATCGCCGCCGCGCTGATCCCGGCCATCAGTGGCTACCTGGCCGACAACTTTTCCTGGTACTGGAGTTTCTCTCTGATCGGCACGCTCTATACCGCCACGCTGATCTGCGCTATTTTTTTTATCGCGCCACTGCATTCACCGACTCCCAAGCGCTTCGACTACCTTGGGTCGTTACTCGGCGCCACCGGTATTATTCTCACCCTATTCGGTCTATTGAAGGCACCGCGCTGGGGCTTTATTTTCAACAAATATGCCAGCGAACCCTCGCTGCTACCAAGTTTTTTACAGACGACCAGTCCGGCGCTGTTATCGATTATTGCCGGCATCATAGTACTCTATGGTTTTATTCGCTGGGAGCGCCGCTTCGAAGCTGTTAATGGCTCGGCACTGTTTCCCACCCGCTGGCTAAGCAATTCGGCGCTGCTGCGCGGTCTCGGCATCTTGACCATTCTCTATATGCTCCTAGGCGGCTTTAGCTTCACCCTGATTGCCTACTTACAAATTGGCGTCGAACTATCGGCCAGCCACTCGGGAGTGATCATTCTGCTGTTTGCCATCAGCATGATTACTTTCTCCATATTAACCCCCATGTTACCGGGAGAGCTCAGCCCCAAACAGCTCTCCATCATCGCCTTTACCATTCTCTTCTTCGCCTCTGTGTCACTCTGGTTGTCGAGTTCGCCACACCATGTCAACGCCCTTATCTACCCGGCTATGTTTGCCGTCGGCATCGGTATCGGCATGCTGGCTTCCCAAGCACCAATTATTATCACCCAGGCTGCCGGTGAGCAAGATGCAGCTCAGTCCGGTGGTATTCAGGCCACTGTTCGAAATATTGGTACTGCACTCGGTATTAGTATCATGGCCGGCGGCGGTCAGCTCACCCTGGAGAGCTACGCCAAACAACAGATTGCCGATCACCCTGAGATTCACCGGTCGTTTAAGGCCATTGTGCAGGAGACCGTCAGCCTGCCGTATATTGATACCCATTCACTGACGCAGTACCTTGAGACAACAGAGCTGGATGACACGCAGCGTGAGACTGTTCTCGATATCAATGCCGAGGCGCGTTGGCAGAGCTTTAGCACCTCAATTCGTGTGATGGGAGTCATCACCTTTCTCGGCCTGTTAATCGCCTTCCGATTAACCGGGCCGCCGCTTTCGCTGCCTCACAACACGGAGCGATAA
- a CDS encoding YkgJ family cysteine cluster protein: MDCRLGCGACCIAPSITSALPGMPNGKLAGQRCVNLDDDNLCLLFGLPTRPLVCAVFTADAEVCGQTQQQAMTIIASLELSTLANVVEEG, encoded by the coding sequence ATGGATTGCCGCCTTGGTTGCGGCGCCTGCTGTATCGCCCCAAGCATTACCTCGGCTCTGCCCGGTATGCCAAACGGTAAGTTGGCCGGTCAGCGCTGTGTCAATCTTGACGATGATAATCTTTGTTTATTATTTGGCCTGCCAACGCGGCCATTAGTCTGCGCTGTATTTACTGCCGATGCAGAGGTTTGTGGGCAGACACAGCAACAGGCGATGACTATCATTGCTTCTTTAGAGCTGTCGACGTTAGCGAATGTGGTGGAGGAAGGATGA